A segment of the Mastacembelus armatus chromosome 7, fMasArm1.2, whole genome shotgun sequence genome:
tctaagcggtatgtgtggagaaaaccaggcactgctcatcacctgcccaatacaatccctacagtgaaacatagtggtgggagcatcatgttgtgggggtgtttttcagctgcaggggcaggacgactggttgcaattgaaggaaagatgaatgcggccaagtacagagatatcctggaagaaaacctcttccagagtgctcaggacctcagactgggccgaaggttcacctttcaacaggacaatgaccctaagcacacagctaaaataacaaaggagtggcttcggaataactctgtgaccgttcttgactggcccagccagagccctgacctaaacccaattgagcatctctggagagacctgaaaatggctgtccaccaacgttcaccatccaacctgacagaactggagaggatctgcaaggaagaatggcagaggatccccaaatccaggtgtgaaaaacttgttgcatcattcccaagaagactcatggctgtactagctcaaaagggtgcttctactcaatactgagcacagggtctgaatacttaagaccatgtgatatttcagtttttgttttttaataaatttgaaaaaatttctacatttctgtttttttttctgtcaagatggggtgctgagtgtacaaaatgaacttttttgattttggcaaatggctgcaatgacacaaagagtgaaaaatttaaaggggtctgaatactttccgtacccactgtatattggctatatatatttgcatttgtatccACAGTATTCATTAGTTAAAATGCAATGGCTCACAAGAAGAATATTTCACTATTTATATAGGctatatattattttgtatttgtatccACAGTAATGAATCCacaaaaatattactttttaaactaAACCATACCATGTAAAGAAGGGTCCTCCTGTAGTCATGCCGTTTTGTCACCTGCTGGTTTCCACTTGAATCCCATTGGGCCACAGAACGTTCATAGTTCAGACTGATAACCCCAACAGGCAAAACGCGAATCCCCCAGTAAGCCCTCTTCACCAGGCGGAAAGAGGTATCCTGTACATCACAGCAATATGTACCTGAAAATATCATAATTACATACttggtgtttgtgtctgttctttGGTGCATCCATAGGCATCCATATTTCTGTGCTGTATTTCTTTGTTAGTTTTGTAATAAAGACCCACATTTCAGTACTACACTAAAGATATTTCATGTCACAACATGGGTCTGTTTGTATACAGGCATAAAAGTGTTTACCTGCATCCTCCTCACTGATGGGGTCTAGAATCACCCGATCCAGCTCAGGAGCTTCCCAATGAGCAAATAGAGAGTCATCAGAGGTGATTATTCCTCGTGCATAGCGCCACAACACTCTGGACCATTAAAAACATATAGCCCAAACTTTCATTGATCACATTTTGTTGTCCATAGAGAGCTATTCTCATATAATGGGATGAAGCtgattcattcacacacacacacacacacacatatatatatacatatataattttGATGGTCAGGACAAAAACCCCCAACTCTTTGATCTCCCCCACCCCAAAGTCAGTGGCCTTAACCACTAAgccaaacaacagaagaaagccatagtggtagatgtagtaatcccaagtgatagcaacatcagaaaaaaggaacatgagaagcttgaaaataccaggggctgaaagaacagctagaaaagatgtggaagaaCAGctaacagctaagatactgcaaagaaccctcaaactcccaggccttcggtagaggacccgagattgaggaagacacacacaccacccataggggtgagaaggaaaaaatatatatatataataaaaaaaaattcccttctcacccctatgggtggtgtgtgtgtgtcttcctcaatcttgggtcctctaccagaggcctgggagattgagggttcttcacagtatcttagctgttcctagcactgcgctcttctggactgagatctctgttgctgttcctgggatctgttggagccactctcccagtttgggggtcacagccccgagggtattgattaccacggggaccactgttgccttcaccttccacatcttttctagctcttctttaagcccttggtatttctccagcttctcatgttccttctttctgatgttgctgtcacttgggattgctacatctaccactacggctttcttctgctgtttgtccaccactattatgtccggttggttagccatcacccgtttgtcggtctgtatctggaagtcccacaggatcttagctcggtcattctccctcacctttggaggtgtgtcccattttgaccttgggacctccagcccatactcggcacagatgttcctgtacactatgccggccacttggttatggcgttccatgtacgctctgcctgctagcatcttacaacctgctgttatgtgctggattgtctcagggtctttgcacagcctgcacatgcggtcctgcctggtgtggtagaccccggcctctatcgatcttgtgctcagggcctgttcttgtgctgctacgattagtgcctctgtgctgtctttcagtccagctttttccagccaccggtaggacttttcgatatcagccacttcttgtatcatatatagtatagtatagtaagtatatatatatatgtgtcattatatatcattatatatatatatatgtgtgtgtgtgtgtgtgtgtgtgtttgacagtgacagtgtgtCACAGTTTGACAGTGTGACTTTGCTAACCCGATTCCTTACCCTCACCTAAAGGAGAACTTCCCCATCACCTCCATGACCTCTTCCAGACAGTCAATCTCCACTCTCTGTCCTGAAGTCACACTCATTGTCCTGAGCCCACACTGCCATGATTCCAAACACGTCACTTTACGGACATGACATTCCTCTGACACCTTCCATCCAGATTATCATGTGCAGATGAAAATGAAGTCTGAGATATTTTCCATGTTACGTTCACATTTTAGATGTTTACTATGTTTCTGTGATACCTCTGTTCCATGTTTGCTCCTTACGTCTTCTTCCATTGCTCTCTCGCTATCTTTTAGTAGACATAGCATTTGAGTTTTCAGCCCAAGACCACATGTGGTACTGCAAGGGGAGCTGTTAACAATGACCTCTAATGACACTTTATCCATCTCCTTAAGGCCTACTGAGGTCCGAGAgtggaagaggatgaggagaagtAGGCAAAGTCTTGCAGAAACATATTGCATTTTAAGGTTTAATGGtaaacctgcagaaaaaaagagctTTTAGTTTTCTACTTCAGTTAAAAAAGTTAAGATGCAACTCATCTTCTTTGTAAAAGCTAAATCAAATATAGAATGAAGAGGTGGAATAAAACCTACAGGAGTGCAAACTGCTGCATCTGCCGGATCAGTTAATGGATTgtattttgaattgaattgaatgctGTGTTGTGACAACAAGGGTTCCAGGCTGCAGGCCTGTGTAGGAAGATAACTGCTATTCcactatttattttaattcaacatTTGGAAATCCAtcaaacaaaaagtacaaaaataaaacaaatttatacCTTTTTTAACTTTGTGAAGTTAAGCATTGTGGCAAAAAAGGGTAGAGGCTTTAGCAACACAttgatgtcagtgtttatttcGTTGCTCTTTATGTTGTTGATAGGTTAActtaatttatttacaaaataaaattcacaaataattatttttttaatggttttctCTGATGTAATACAGAGAAGCACAGAAggcatatatttaaatgtaaacttCTGAAAACTGAGATAATTCCTTTTCTTGATATAGAATGTTTCACTAGAGGAGTGAACACTTGCTGCTGCATGTGCTCTGTTGTACAGTTTGTAACATGACCAGCAGGTGTCAGATAAAGACTGCAAAGGATGGAAGAATGGAATCTTTAATTAATCATAAGgatttttttccattcatctGTACTATTTTTCCTTTAGAAGCTCAGTTAAGAATAATGAGGTTCTTTGCTAAAAAAAAggtaacataataataataatatcaaataaacatatacataaaacaatataaGTGGTTTCAGATAGGCAAGTctgtaaaaacatgattttaacaAAGACTTAAAAGAAGACAATGATCCTGCCTACCAAATTTACAACTCATTCCAGGGTCTTGGTGCCCTTACAGCAAAGGCTCTGTCACCGTTTGTTTTTAGCTGGGTAGCTCGAAAAACTATAAGTGTATCATGTGAGGATATGAAACAACTTGAAGGTGCATACAGGGTTAAAAGGTCCACCATGTAGGCCGGGGCCAGGACATGGAGAACCTTAAAATTGTCAAGTAAACTCTTAAAATCAATTCTAAATTTAACAGGGAGCAAGTGTAAAGACGTTAAAACAGGGGTGATGTGGTCAATTCAGTGTCATATAAGTGTCTTCTCTTACCTCTCTACTAAAAGGGAACTTTATTCTTTTACAATTCTCACAGTTTTTTGCAAAGTTATGACTTTAATATCCTGACATTTTTGTAATATTAGGTTTTTTCCAAGCCAAATTTTCATATTATATTACTCATCACACCTTGAAGCCAAGCAGTGAAATAGTCACCAGTTGCAACATGTGATTATGGTGCATTGCAGTTGTAAATATTTGCATACTGGGTAAATGGTGTGATAGTAAACGCTCTGACTTACTCTTTGACAATGCTGGAGCACAACAGTAAGATGCATCAGTGtttgaataatattttttggtgcataaaaagcaaaaaaattatttcagtttgtgtattttttcgGTCGACTCCTTCCCTGACTTTTCCAGCTTCAGCCAACTTTCAACAATTTATTATGTAAGGCCTTCTGTATCAATGGGCTGAGTACAATTCCTGTTGCAAATGTACATGTGGGTGATAGttcatttcaaacactgaaGGACCAGAGAGCATtaggagagagaaacaaaggtTAACCAACACCTACACAGATTGATTAACAGCTTCCTGGTGCATGAAGGCGTGGTTTATGTCACTGAACTATTTATGGGCTGTGGCAACTTCCTTGCAGAAAGTAACACTTTATGCTACACGGAGAAAAGGACAGTCAGCACTGTATAGAGTTAGGGTTAGAATAAATTGCTTTAGGTTTAGATTTGACATAGTGTCTCTAAACAAGTTCATGTTAATGTTCATTTTGGGCTTAGTAGCAGAGGGTTTATATTTGAAGTACGTACTATCAGTGAACATTTAAAAcctgaaatgtacttaaaacAACAAACGAAAAGAAAGGCTCTTATTAGTTGAATCGAGGTGTGTTATGGTAGAGTATTTGCTGCGTCACAGGCAAACAACTTTATTATTTATAGATTATTTCACAGATTACGTTTCCTGATATAAGGTTTGAACTTTGACCACTGGCACCTTTTATTACTGGAACTTCTCATATGTTGTTGTCTGACGGAGTGCAGCAATGACTGAGTACCTGCTAAAAATATTAATTGTTGGTGATGGAAATGTTGGGAAGTCTTCTTTTGTGCATCGCTATGTCAACGGACAGTTCagcaaaaactacaaaatgacgGTTGGAGGTATGgctgatttattttactgtacagGATCATTATCtgggttgttgttgttatatGTGTATGTCTATGTGTTTTTCAAGCTTGTCCAAAATACCTTGTCATACAGGTGCAACAGTTTCtcaaaaactgattttcaaCTGACAAAGGCAGTCTGATTCCACTTTTTATTCAGAAAGTTCACATTGAATCCGTGAAAATAACTTAAAGTATATTTAGTGcatactgtctttttttttactattctttatgttcattgtgttttattttataatatgtttgtAGAGCCTATACACAGAGAAAAGTAAATTGTGCATTCACTAAATACATGGCAAGTAGTGGTATTAAGAACATGGAACAGTTGTATTTCATATCAAAGGACTAGTTGGTTAACCTTTAACTCTCAAAAGAGGTGTGCAGTGTGacctgtttgtttctttggatAATACTAAAAACAAGTCTACCCATGATGAAGGTTAAAACTGAATTCAGTCCACACTTACCACTGAACAAAGTCACTGCAGCATAATATGACACCTTTGTACCAACTCTCATACAAAGTGACTCCAACAGGAGCAACGTCATCAATCAAAATGAAGAACTATGGTTCATTCTATCAATTTGAAGAGATAATTAACAGTTATCCACAAGTGTTATGTTTAAATGGATGGTTAATTTTAGAGGACTGTCGGGCAATACGCAAtaaattccatccatccattatctatacctgcttattccttttTAGGGTCACAcagatctgctggaacctatcccagctcttttcaGGCAAAATGGAGGGGTACACCCaagacaggtcaccagtccatcacagggctgcatatagacaaacaaccactcactcctataggcaatttagaatcaccaatcaacctgacatacatgtttttggactatgataggaaactggagtacctggagaaaacccacacaagcacagggagaacatgcaaactccacacagaaaggtccctgctgaGTTTCAAACCAGGgcctttcttgctgtgagacaagaGCACAAACCACCAATTCACTGTGCTGCTTGTTCAATACATTAATACATCAAATTATCAAAACAGAAGTTTAAACAGACCACCTGAATTGAGCAGACATTTGTAAGTTCAAACAACTACCACCAGTTCATCCATCCTTCCAGTCGTGGCCTAGCGAGTTGGACttgcacttgggtgggttaaatgcagagtggaatttcccagtttgagATGAATAAAGTAGTTCTTAATCTATACCTCTTAGTCCATTTCAGGGTCTCAGTGAGGtctgaagccaatcccagctgacactggatgATAGGCAGACTTATCACCAGTTTATCAAAGGGCTTACACATCTCTACATAGAGACAGGCACTCACACTTATATTTACAcctatgggcagtttagagtcactAGATAACCTAAACCCAGACTGCATGAACTGTGGGAGGAGCTGCAGTACATGTAGAAAACTCATTggagaacattcaaactccacacagaaacacccaGGTTCAACAGTATtaaaacccagaaccttcttgctcttAGGTGGCAGTGTTATTGACTACACTGCCTTGACAGACCACAGCAGTTAAATGTAAAACCTAAATTAGCTAAATTAGACAAAATTCCTACAGAACATGCAGTATATAATGAAGATAACAGGCTGTGGTATAAGAATGAATTTGAAATTTTTACTTGATGTAAAATTTTAAGATTGTCTCTTCACTTCTACATTTAAGTTGAAACAATAATTGATATTTTACCATGGGTGTATACGCAGAGGGGCTAATGAGGGTAATATAAACAGGTGTGTAGGTGGGTGGGGAAGGTCTGGGAATGGGAAAAAGATGGGTAGGTAGATAAACTTAAACCTaattcccttattagtcccacaatggagAAATTCCATttccacccaagtgcacacacacagtagtgaacacacacacccggaACAGCTGGGGTTCCGGTGCCTTGCACAAGGGTTTCACCTCAATCGTGGCATTGAGAGTGGACAAGGCGCTGGCTGGGCGCTTGCCCAacgacaattcctgccagatctgagactcgaacctgtgactttcaggttacaagtccgattaggccacgactgccaaGATGTGGGAGTCTTGGGACTGAGACGAGGAGGATATTCTGAGGTGAAGTGGGCAAATGGTGAATCATAATGCTGTGTGTAAGTGGCTAATGATACCCTGTAAAAGAGCTAACAGCATGACTtagattctttaaaaaaatgctggGCACTGTAGTATTAGGCAAAGCATCCTCAAACAGGAGTTATTGCTTTAGAACTGTTTTCAGTCATAGATTGCTGTTcacatcttcttttttttttaatttttctagtGGACTTTTCCGTGAAGCTACTCAAGtggtcagaaaaagaaaaagtcagacTTCAGCTATGGGATATTGCAggtacaaaacatttttcagtagATACATGAATGTATGGACTGACGACACCGTGGCTTTATGTCCTCCCTCCAGGCCAGGAGCGGTTCATATCCATGACCAGGATCTATTACAAAGGTGCACTGGGGTGCATTGTGATGTTTGATGTCACCAGCTCATCCAGCTTCCTCAATTGTCCCCACTGGAAAAATGACCTGGACAACAAGGCCATGCTGCCCAATGGAAACTCTATCCCTTGCATCCTATTGGCCAACAAGGTAACCCAGTGCATTTAACTAAT
Coding sequences within it:
- the LOC113146120 gene encoding ras-related protein Rab-7L1-like isoform X1; its protein translation is MTEYLLKILIVGDGNVGKSSFVHRYVNGQFSKNYKMTVGVDFSVKLLKWSEKEKVRLQLWDIAGQERFISMTRIYYKGALGCIVMFDVTSSSSFLNCPHWKNDLDNKAMLPNGNSIPCILLANKCDLAQRAVSAENIDKFSKANGFATWMETSVKENKNIEEAMRRLVKEILLVQSSLDQLQPGPQDSVISHLDNDNVGRGVNCC
- the tmem81 gene encoding transmembrane protein 81 translates to MQYVSARLCLLLLILFHSRTSVGLKEMDKVSLEVIVNSSPCSTTCGLGLKTQMLCLLKDSERAMEEDVRSKHGTEVSSGWKVSEECHVRKVTCLESWQCGLRTMSVTSGQRVEIDCLEEVMEVMGKFSFRVLWRYARGIITSDDSLFAHWEAPELDRVILDPISEEDAGTYCCDVQDTSFRLVKRAYWGIRVLPVGVISLNYERSVAQWDSSGNQQVTKRHDYRRTLLYMPQLQPLITEKLSPIGKQLPSMDGGQPTPRCGKSKTQMKLQQPLTKEGTPEKGGLLDRDTHLYSSEGVGLQAPMMEIKSGRIEVENPIRDAAASVAIRAAKVADQAAGCCVKQLQELSRRVEELSMRRSSMDEGNSSLHSCSQHLEAWAYVPFLGAP
- the LOC113146120 gene encoding ras-related protein Rab-7L1-like isoform X2 yields the protein MVNHNAVLDFSVKLLKWSEKEKVRLQLWDIAGQERFISMTRIYYKGALGCIVMFDVTSSSSFLNCPHWKNDLDNKAMLPNGNSIPCILLANKCDLAQRAVSAENIDKFSKANGFATWMETSVKENKNIEEAMRRLVKEILLVQSSLDQLQPGPQDSVISHLDNDNVGRGVNCC